The genomic region ACAACGGCGGGCTCTTGGTCAGCGAAGATATGCCCAAAACGCAGAGGCTTTCTTATCCCATTAAAAAAAATCAGAACGCCTACTTCGGTTGGTTCAGGTTCACCGCCGACGGAACAGTGGAGAAAATAAAAAGCCTTTTTGAGAAAAACGACAAAATTTTGAGGTCTTTGGCCACGGAGGCGGGCAAGGAAAATCTGCCCCAGTATGTTTCCAGAAAAGGCGCGGACGCGGCCAAGAAGGAAGATACGGCCGAGGTTAAAAAGGAAAA from Candidatus Paceibacter sp. harbors:
- a CDS encoding 30S ribosomal protein S6, translating into MSNESKTYEISYLLSPLVPEDKVPEEVAVLREAIENNGGLLVSEDMPKTQRLSYPIKKNQNAYFGWFRFTADGTVEKIKSLFEKNDKILRSLATEAGKENLPQYVSRKGADAAKKEDTAEVKKEKEEIKPEQIDEKLEQILKEQGV